The Euphorbia lathyris chromosome 3, ddEupLath1.1, whole genome shotgun sequence genome contains a region encoding:
- the LOC136224931 gene encoding L-ascorbate oxidase-like, with the protein MGTLKPNSSMSIILVMFFVFGSSLGKTLHHKWEVAYMFGAPDCLEDVVMAINGQFPGPTIRAKAGDTVIVELTNNLFTEGVVIHWHGIRQIGTPWADGTAAISQCAINPGESFTYKFLVDKAGTYFYHGHLGMQRSAGLYGPLIVDVAKGKKEEFHYNGEFNLLLSDWWHENVHHQEVGLSSKPFHWIGEPNSLLLNGRGQYNCSLAAKYMKGKNSVADCNFKGNEVCAPSIFSVQPNKTYRLRIASVTALASIHFSIGGHKMMVVEADGNYVEPFETEELFIYSGETYSVLIKTNQNQSHNYWISTSIIARNASATPQGLTILNYLPNPSLKLPNYPPPTPPIWNNFSKFKSFSNKILSKTGTPKPPTTPNRRIYLLNTQNYIDGYIKWALNNVSLVLTSTPYLGAMKFGLKNSFNQSNPPENFPPNYDVMKQAINPNSSYGNGVYRINFNSTVDLILQNANALAMNVSELHPWHLHGHDFWVLGHGEGKFSEGDYGKLNLKNPPARNSAVIFPFGWTVLRFVADNAGVWAFHCHLEPHLHMGMGVVLAVGVDRVKTVPNEAMACGHTAKRFMNTKHR; encoded by the exons ATGGGAACCTTAAAACCCAATTCATCAATGTCAATTATTCTGgttatgttttttgtttttggttcATCATTGGGCAAGACACTTCACCATAAATGGGAAGTGGCCTACATGTTTGGAGCTCCAGATTGTTTGGAAGACGTAGTCATGGCTATTAACGGTCAGTTTCCCGGTCCGACCATCCGGGCAAAAGCCGGCGACACTGTTATTGTTGAACTTACTAACAACCTTTTTACTGAAGGTGTTGTTATTCACTGGCATGGAATCAGACag ATTGGTACACCTTGGGCAGATGGTACTGCTGCAATTTCACAATGTGCTATTAATCCTGGAGAATCCTTCACCTATAAATTTCTTGTTGACAAG GCAGGAACATATTTTTACCATGGGCATCTAGGAATGCAAAGATCGGCAGGGTTATATGGGCCATTAATCGTTGACGTGgcaaaaggaaagaaagaagaatTTCATTACAATGGTGAATTCAATCTTTTGTTGAGTGATTGGTGGCATGAAAATGTTCATCATCAAGAAGTTGGACTTTCTTCTAAGCCTTTTCATTGGATTGGTGAACCTAAT AGCCTTCTATTGAATGGGAGAGGGCAATATAATTGTTCATTAGCTGCAAAATACATGAAAGGTAAAAACTCAGTTGCAGACTGCAATTTTAAAGGGAATGAAGTTTGTGCCCCTTCCATCTTTAGTGTGCAACCAAACAAGACTTACAGGCTACGAATTGCAAGTGTTACTGCCCTAGCTTCCATCCATTTTTCCATTGGG GGTCACAAAATGATGGTAGTAGAAGCAGATGGAAACTATGTGGAACCATTTGAAACTGAAGAACTCTTCATATATTCAGGTGAAACTTACTCCGTCCTAATCAAAACAAACCAAAACCAATCACACAACTACTGGATTTCAACTTCCATAATAGCAAGAAACGCATCCGCCACTCCACAAGGTCTGACAATTCTCAATTACCTCCCAAACCCCTCTCTAAAATTACCAAACTACCCTCCTCCCACACCTCCAATTTGGAACAATTTTAGCAAATTCAAGTCATTTTCAAACAAAATCTTATCCAAAACAGGTACCCCTAAACCTCCAACAACTCCCAACCGTAGGATCTACTTACTCAACACCCAAAATTACATTGATGGTTACATTAAATGGGCACTTAATAATGTTTCATTAGTCCTAACTTCAACACCATACTTAGGAGCAATGAAATTTGGTcttaaaaatagttttaatcAATCAAATCCACCTGAAAATTTTCCCCCAAATTATGATGTAATGAAGCAAGCAATTAACCCAAATAGTAGCTATGGAAATGGGGTTTATAggattaattttaattcaaCTGTGGatttgattttgcaaaatgCTAATGCTTTGGCTATGAATGTGAGTGAGCTTCATCCTTGGCATTTACATGGCCATGATTTTTGGGTTTTGGGGCATGGAGAGGGGAAGTTTAGTGAAGGAGATTATGGGAAATTGAATTTGAAGAATCCTCCCGCGAGAAATTCGGCTGTGATTTTTCCATTCGGGTGGACGGTGTTGAGATTTGTGGCGGATAATGCTGGAGTTTGGGCGTTTCATTGTCATCTTGAGCCACATTTGCATATGGGTATGGGTGTGGTTCTTGCGGTCGGGGTTGACCGGGTTAAGACGGTACCTAATGAAGCTATGGCTTGTGGTCATACGGCTAAAAGGTTCATGAATACGAAACACCGGTGA